The Primulina tabacum isolate GXHZ01 chromosome 16, ASM2559414v2, whole genome shotgun sequence genome window below encodes:
- the LOC142529314 gene encoding glycerol kinase-like, with protein sequence MSGEDVFVGSIDQGTTSTRFIIYDRAAQPIGSHQVEFTQFYPQSGWVEHDPMEILESVRLCIAKAVDKATAAGYNVDSGLKAIGLTNQRETTVVWSKSTGSPLYNAIVWMDARTSSICRKLEKELPGGRTHFVETCGLPISTYFSALKLLWLLENVEAVKEAVKRGDALFGTIDTWLIWNLTGGTENGLHVTDVSNASRTMLMNLKTLDWDKQTLNTLGIPAEILPKIISNAEIIGDISKGWPIPGIPISGCLGDQHAAMVGQACRKGEAKSTYGTGAFILLNTGEEIVQSKHGLLTTLAYKLGPKAPINYALEGSIAIAGAAVQWLRDSLGIIKTASEIEELALQVDSSGGVYFVPAFNGLFAPWWRDDARGVCIGITRFTNKSHIARAVLESMCFQVKDVLDSMDKDAGEKGEAENEKGEFLLRVDGGATVNNLLMQIQADLIGNPVVRPGDIETTALGAAYAAGLAVGVWTEDEIFSSGEKAKKDTKFVPIMDEELRKKKVDSWCKAISRTFDLADLSL encoded by the exons ATGGGTTGAGCATGATCCAATGGAGATTCTCGAAAGCGTGAGACTCTGTATTGCAAAGGCTGTTGATAAAGCCACAGCTGCAGGCTATAATGTTGACAGTGGATTGAAAGCCATCGGTCTTACGAATCAGAGAGAAACGACTGTTGTTTGGAGCAAATCCACCGGCTCCCCTCTCTACAATGCTATTGTTTGGATGGATGCACGTACCAGTTCTATCTGCAG AAAATTGGAGAAAGAGTTACCAGGTGGAAGAACTCATTTTGTAGAGACATGTGGTTTGCCAATAAGCACTTATTTCAGTGCTTTGAAGCTGTTGTGGTTGTTGGAAAATGTGGAAGCCGTAAAGGAGGCGGTGAAGCGAGGAGATGCATTGTTTGGCACCATAGATACATGGTTGATTTGGAATTTGACAGGAGGAACTGAAAATGGTTTGCATGTCACTGACGTGTCAAATGCTTCCAGAACCATGTTAATGAACCTCAAAACACTAGATTGGGATAAACAAACTTTGAATACTCTGGGGATCCCAGCTGAGATCTTGCCTAAAATTATCAGTAATGCTGAGATAATCGGGGATATAAGCAAAGGATGGCCGATACCTGGCATCCCGATTTCTGGATGTCTCGGTGATCAGCATGCAGCAATGGTGGGGCAAGCATGCCGGAAAGGCGAAGCTAAAAGCACATATGGGACCGGGGCTTTTATACTTCTTAATACTGGGGAAGAGATAGTACAGTCGAAACATGGGCTTCTGACCACCTTGGCTTATAAACTCGGGCCAAAAGCTCCCATTAACTATGCACTAGAGGGCTCGATTGCCATAGCTGGTGCGGCAGTTCAATGGCTTAGGGACAGTCTAGGCATAATCAAAACTGCTAGTGAGATTGAGGAGTTGGCTTTGCAGGTTGACTCATCTGGGGGGGTATATTTTGTACCTGCATTTAATGGTTTATTTGCGCCATGGTGGCGTGATGATGCTCGTGGGGTTTGTATAGGAATCACTAGGTTTACAAACAAATCCCACATTGCTCGAGCCGTGCTGGAGAGCATGTGTTTTCAAGTGAAAGATGTGTTGGATTCGATGGACAAGGACGCTGGAGAGAAGGGCGAGGCTGAGAATGAGAAAGGGGAGTTTTTACTTAGAGTGGATGGTGGTGCCACTGTCAACAATTTACTGATGCAAATTCAG GCGGACTTGATAGGAAACCCAGTTGTGAGACCAGGTGATATAGAGACTACTGCTCTTGGGGCGGCTTATGCTGCTGGATTAGCTGTTGGTGTTTGGACTGAAGACGAAATATTTTCTTCGGGCGAGAAGGCAAAAAAAGACACCAAGTTTGTTCCCATCATGGATGAGGAATTGAGGAAGAAGAAGGTGGATTCTTGGTGCAAGGCAATTTCAAGAACTTTTGACTTGGCGGATCTTTCTCTGTAA